The following are from one region of the Rosistilla carotiformis genome:
- a CDS encoding DNA-methyltransferase: MKNNPLPRLDNDLKLRDRILPFCRLQPGEVWDDPDGKHRIACRDATDTDAVTDLVGNALPTLAIHDPPYNLVAFELRTVGEFVAWCRKWIGNTTEVLASDASLYVWLGADQNNGFQPLPDFMVMMRDLPYRSRSFVTMRNQRGYGTQKNWMAVRQELLYYTKGSPVFNVEAEYTDIPKILRGYYKDVQGKKTENLERSKSENIRAGNVWVDIQQVFYRMDENVSGCYAQKPLKCIERIVEASSRPGDGVVDFFAHSGATLIACEKLGRRCITTDTDPIYAEICIRRLERYRETGREGWQNGHPFEKEVPRLSEDWDASETRDEPSQSLRS, from the coding sequence ATGAAGAATAATCCATTGCCGCGGTTGGACAACGATCTGAAGTTGCGAGATCGCATCCTGCCGTTTTGTCGACTGCAGCCGGGCGAAGTCTGGGACGATCCGGATGGCAAGCATCGCATCGCCTGCCGAGATGCGACGGACACCGACGCGGTGACGGACCTTGTTGGCAATGCGCTCCCGACCCTTGCCATTCACGATCCGCCGTACAATCTCGTTGCATTTGAGCTTCGTACGGTTGGCGAATTTGTGGCTTGGTGCCGCAAATGGATTGGGAATACCACCGAGGTGTTGGCGTCCGATGCATCGCTCTACGTCTGGCTGGGGGCGGATCAGAACAATGGTTTTCAGCCCTTGCCCGACTTTATGGTGATGATGCGCGACTTGCCTTACAGGTCGCGCAGTTTCGTTACGATGCGGAACCAGCGTGGCTACGGAACGCAAAAGAACTGGATGGCGGTTCGGCAAGAACTGCTGTACTACACCAAAGGCTCACCTGTCTTCAACGTCGAGGCGGAATACACCGACATCCCGAAGATTTTGCGAGGTTACTACAAGGATGTGCAGGGGAAGAAAACGGAAAACCTTGAACGCAGCAAATCCGAGAACATCCGCGCCGGGAACGTTTGGGTTGATATTCAGCAGGTGTTTTATCGGATGGATGAAAACGTATCGGGGTGCTACGCCCAAAAGCCTTTGAAGTGCATCGAGCGAATTGTCGAGGCAAGTTCCAGACCTGGCGATGGCGTTGTGGACTTCTTCGCGCACTCCGGTGCCACCCTGATCGCCTGCGAAAAATTGGGGCGACGTTGCATCACCACGGACACCGATCCGATTTATGCCGAAATTTGTATTCGACGATTGGAGCGTTATCGGGAAACGGGGCGTGAGGGATGGCAGAACGGCCATCCATTTGAAAAGGAAGTTCCCCGTCTTTCAGAGGATTGGGACGCGAGCGAAACGAGGGACGAGCCATCACAAAGTCTTCGATCCTAA
- a CDS encoding DUF1328 domain-containing protein, whose protein sequence is MLGWALTFLIIALIAGALGFGVVAGTAASIAKILFVVFLVLFVISLIAGRRGPVV, encoded by the coding sequence ATGTTAGGCTGGGCTTTAACGTTTCTGATTATCGCATTGATTGCCGGAGCTCTGGGCTTTGGAGTTGTCGCCGGTACCGCAGCAAGTATCGCCAAGATCTTGTTCGTCGTCTTCCTGGTACTGTTCGTGATCAGCCTGATCGCAGGTCGCCGCGGCCCCGTGGTATGA
- a CDS encoding sigma-54-dependent transcriptional regulator produces the protein MPNILVIDDDRTILLLASKALEPFAQVTTAASGQAGLEQLQSKSFDVVLLDIQLPDRSGMAIYCEIRAHDRRLPVIFMTADAGSQTTIEAMQLGAFDYIAKPLAVEPLQKLVNKAIEQRKMSSVAVAIAADDKLPDESSELFIGKSQPMLEVFKSIGRVSKQDVPVLIRGESGTGKELVARALFQYSHRDQGPFLAVNCAALPDNLLESELFGHEKGAFTGAETRRIGKFEQCNGGTLFLDEIGDMAASVQAKVLRVLQEQRFERVGGNKELQTDVRIIAATNRPLEKMVEEGEYREDLLYRLNGVTIDLPPLRQRSSDIPLLVQHFLTQAKHDLNKPDLEGIAPETLSLLNAYRWPGNVRQLRAVIRRCVLDCVMPVIVPDVLPKELTAPSASNEPVTVEETSGEAAVEKADDSGVCGSKLPELVERLLRDKSTDVYAQTIEYLERFVILRVLQETGGNQSQAAEILGITRGKLRDRVITYGIQLYRDVSAN, from the coding sequence ATGCCAAATATCCTGGTCATCGACGATGACCGAACCATTCTGTTGCTCGCCTCGAAGGCCCTCGAACCGTTTGCTCAGGTGACGACTGCGGCGTCGGGACAAGCGGGGTTGGAGCAACTGCAGTCGAAGTCGTTTGATGTTGTGTTGCTGGACATCCAGTTGCCCGACCGCAGTGGGATGGCGATCTATTGTGAGATCCGCGCTCACGACCGTCGGTTGCCGGTGATTTTTATGACCGCCGATGCGGGCAGCCAAACGACGATCGAAGCGATGCAGTTGGGAGCGTTCGACTACATCGCCAAACCGTTGGCGGTCGAACCGCTGCAAAAGTTGGTCAACAAAGCGATCGAGCAGCGCAAGATGAGTAGCGTTGCGGTGGCGATCGCTGCCGACGATAAGCTGCCCGATGAATCGAGCGAGCTGTTCATCGGCAAGAGCCAACCGATGTTGGAAGTTTTTAAGTCGATCGGTCGGGTCAGCAAGCAGGATGTTCCTGTTCTGATCCGTGGCGAGAGTGGTACCGGTAAGGAACTGGTCGCCCGCGCCCTCTTTCAATACAGCCATCGCGATCAGGGGCCGTTCCTGGCGGTCAATTGTGCAGCGCTCCCCGACAACTTGTTGGAAAGCGAATTGTTCGGCCACGAAAAAGGGGCCTTCACCGGCGCCGAAACGCGTCGGATCGGCAAGTTCGAACAATGCAACGGCGGAACGCTGTTCCTCGATGAGATCGGCGACATGGCGGCGTCGGTACAAGCCAAAGTTTTGCGGGTTCTGCAAGAGCAGCGGTTTGAACGCGTCGGCGGCAACAAAGAATTGCAGACCGATGTGCGGATCATCGCCGCCACCAATCGTCCGTTGGAAAAGATGGTCGAAGAGGGAGAGTACCGCGAGGATCTTCTGTATCGGCTCAACGGCGTCACGATCGATCTACCGCCACTGCGTCAGCGGTCGAGCGATATCCCGTTGTTGGTGCAACACTTTTTGACTCAAGCGAAGCACGATCTGAACAAGCCCGATCTCGAAGGGATCGCTCCAGAGACGCTCAGCCTGCTGAACGCGTATCGCTGGCCTGGCAACGTCCGGCAACTGCGAGCGGTAATCCGGCGATGCGTGCTCGATTGCGTGATGCCTGTCATCGTTCCCGACGTGTTGCCAAAAGAACTGACGGCGCCGAGCGCTTCGAATGAACCCGTGACCGTTGAAGAAACGTCCGGCGAAGCGGCGGTGGAGAAAGCGGATGACTCAGGCGTCTGCGGATCCAAATTGCCAGAGTTGGTCGAGCGATTGTTGCGAGACAAATCGACCGATGTCTATGCCCAGACGATTGAGTATCTGGAACGCTTTGTCATCTTGCGCGTCTTGCAGGAGACGGGTGGCAACCAGAGCCAAGCGGCTGAGATTCTTGGTATCACGCGCGGCAAGCTTCGCGACCGCGTGATCACCTATGGAATTCAACTCTATCGCGACGTCTCGGCGAACTGA
- a CDS encoding MlaD family protein: MNDPYRLRYTNQLVGTFLLVVLLFSLVVSFLVFRTKDYFAEKDLFWIDVPQHAVDGLQKGSEVVILGERAGDVESIRYIDGTSNIRVILAIRREYSKQVFESSTVALERRYGVGAPQLVIRRGMPADGVLKLLPPSSRIVNFEAEEDRLDQLAREVQSVSASINKIQVKMDPTLDKIGKSAETLDTGIQEDASPAFRTMGEASASFQQTNEQLRPEASQTMLEIRQATKNLDQRITQLTEKIELLVEADMRDTLQGVRDTSNDVSDAAGSVKTTATDVNTDVAKTLVEIREAADKMTRLADEARDVVRVVRKESEELPGTVEQFNSTVGNAQDMVGEIRSHWLLRRYTDQSTSTRQLSPSGIRAGGSP, encoded by the coding sequence ATGAACGATCCCTATCGGTTGCGGTACACGAATCAATTGGTGGGCACCTTCTTGTTGGTGGTGCTGCTGTTTTCGTTAGTTGTTTCGTTTTTGGTGTTTCGCACCAAAGACTACTTTGCAGAGAAAGACCTGTTCTGGATCGACGTCCCTCAGCATGCGGTCGATGGTTTGCAGAAGGGTTCGGAAGTCGTGATCTTGGGCGAGCGTGCAGGCGACGTCGAAAGCATCCGCTACATCGACGGTACCAGTAATATTCGAGTCATCTTGGCGATCCGCCGCGAATACAGCAAACAGGTCTTCGAGTCGTCGACCGTCGCGCTCGAACGTCGCTACGGAGTCGGTGCGCCGCAGTTGGTGATCCGTCGCGGCATGCCAGCCGATGGTGTCTTGAAACTACTGCCGCCGAGCAGCCGGATCGTCAACTTTGAAGCCGAAGAGGATCGCTTGGATCAGCTGGCCCGCGAAGTCCAGTCGGTAAGCGCATCGATCAATAAGATTCAAGTGAAAATGGATCCCACGCTGGATAAGATCGGCAAGTCCGCAGAGACCTTGGATACAGGAATTCAGGAGGACGCGTCGCCAGCGTTCCGCACGATGGGGGAAGCGTCGGCATCCTTCCAGCAGACGAACGAACAGCTGCGCCCCGAAGCCTCCCAAACGATGCTGGAAATCCGGCAAGCGACGAAAAATTTGGACCAACGGATCACGCAGCTTACGGAGAAGATTGAACTGCTGGTCGAGGCCGATATGCGCGATACGCTGCAGGGTGTCCGCGACACCAGCAACGATGTCAGCGATGCTGCCGGGAGCGTTAAAACGACCGCCACCGATGTCAACACCGATGTTGCCAAGACGCTTGTTGAGATTCGTGAAGCCGCTGACAAGATGACGCGTTTGGCCGACGAAGCACGCGATGTGGTCCGCGTCGTCCGCAAGGAGAGCGAAGAGCTGCCCGGGACGGTCGAGCAGTTTAATTCGACGGTCGGCAACGCGCAGGACATGGTAGGCGAAATCCGCAGCCATTGGTTGCTTCGCCGCTACACCGATCAATCGACCAGCACGCGGCAGCTCTCGCCGTCGGGAATCCGAGCTGGAGGTTCGCCGTGA